In Bradyrhizobium sp. CCBAU 051011, the following are encoded in one genomic region:
- a CDS encoding glucose 1-dehydrogenase, with translation MGRVNEKVILVTGGARGMGAAHARLLVAEGAKVVITDILHTQGEALAAELGASAIYVPQDVTQPEEWARAVATAESSFGALHGLVNNAGIASTAPIEQFPLDQWNKIIAVNLTGAFLGMQAALPAIRRVGGGSIVNVSSVEGLRGTAGLHAYVASKFGVRGITKSAALEAAASGVRVNSIHPGFITTPMTVSFDPSIFPIPLGRAGRPQEVSQAVLFLLSDESSYLTGSEIVIDGGLTTGVPHKWLAPEYIF, from the coding sequence ATGGGACGTGTGAACGAAAAGGTCATTCTGGTGACCGGCGGAGCTCGTGGGATGGGTGCAGCTCATGCGCGCCTGCTTGTAGCTGAAGGCGCCAAGGTCGTAATCACTGATATTCTTCATACACAAGGAGAGGCTCTCGCGGCTGAACTGGGCGCTTCCGCCATCTATGTACCTCAGGACGTCACCCAGCCGGAGGAGTGGGCTAGGGCGGTCGCGACCGCTGAGAGCAGCTTCGGCGCGCTGCATGGGCTGGTTAACAATGCTGGCATCGCCAGCACGGCCCCGATCGAGCAGTTCCCGCTTGATCAGTGGAACAAGATTATCGCAGTCAATTTGACCGGAGCGTTCCTTGGAATGCAGGCGGCTCTGCCGGCAATCCGGCGCGTAGGCGGAGGTTCGATCGTTAATGTCTCGTCCGTCGAGGGGCTCCGGGGCACTGCCGGGCTTCATGCCTATGTCGCTTCCAAGTTCGGCGTGCGAGGCATAACCAAGTCTGCTGCTCTGGAGGCCGCGGCCTCGGGCGTCCGCGTCAACTCGATCCATCCCGGCTTCATCACCACGCCGATGACCGTGAGCTTCGATCCCTCCATTTTCCCCATTCCACTGGGACGGGCCGGCCGGCCGCAGGAAGTGTCGCAGGCAGTCTTGTTCCTGCTCAGCGACGAGTCCAGTTATCTTACCGGTTCCGAGATCGTTATCGATGGCGGTCTGACGACCGGCGTCCCACACAAATGGCTGGCTCCCGAGTATATCTTTTGA